Proteins co-encoded in one Acidobacteriota bacterium genomic window:
- a CDS encoding glycosyltransferase, giving the protein MSKQIFFDPQRKRWKRLRIVFDMLALCGLLLGTIFLVGLIRTRPLPELLLESQKRNYRTLANQQTQKSQKLRRSAHRKTDTKPSDVPLNSGEGLRAAYYVEDDPASYSSLRQHISQIDILFPEWLHVVTPNGNLTSYTIDNRPYSVVNGSHIQPVDRDGKVAATIAANHVNLDLLPLVNNYDPTKGLFMPEIGDFLLNDAARANFLRQTDAFLAANPSYRGLSLDFEAIPTNAQPGFRALVQEIYNDFHPRNLRLYINVPVRDDDFDLKFLADHSDGLLLMNYDEHETDSGPGPIASQDWFIDNLKAALKTVPKEKLICAIGSYGYDWTTTLPVPAKKGQKRQSARVLSSVNLSTQEAWQEAYDSDSQIDLDDDTLNAHFAYDDEDAHVRHYVWFLDAVTVLNQMRAARELGIQTYALWRLGQEDNSLWKVWDSPLRADPNKDLAHVEPGYDVDTEGEGDILRVTRKPQSGDRDVTMDDDDSVPQHYRMILQESMHSYPLSYTVTQYGYHPKKVALSFDDGPDPVWTPRILDVLKKYNVKGAFFMIGEEAEKYVGTMQRVYREGHEIGNHSFTHPDISEISNAQADLQLNLTERLFASKLGVQPLYFRPPYSIDQEPDTNDQAAPVDRIQSLGYVIVGNKIDTNDWDENPRKTPKEITDSVFEQISAMEKKPWMRGSIILLHDGGGDRSATVAALPVLIQSLREQGYEIVPISELVGKTRAEVMPALTPHQRWQARADSVAFFLFGFFNNFVVGVFFVGDILMSARLIIIGVFALIDRLRTRKNFATPEYAPRIAVLIPAYNEEKVIVRTVRSVMMSNYKNIRIIVIDDGSKDRTLEVVREAYPADIASGRLTVLTKPNAGKAEALNFALNHTNEEIYIGIDADGVIAHDAITRLVPHFANPKIGAVAGNAKVGNRVNLWTRWQALEYITSQNFERRALDLFDVVMVVPGAIGAWRTSAVRAGDGYHPDTVAEDADLTMNILEQGYSVIYEDQALAFTEAPVDMNGLMRQRFRWSFGILQAIFKHRGAVRKHRAMGLFALPNILIFQILLPLVSPLIDLMFVAGVLHYFIDKHFHPESASVDSFHKLLIFFAAFLVIDFLTSALAFALERKHPASRGDAWLLVHIWIQRFSYRQVFSIVLFKTLKRAIDGKPFNWDKLERTAKMSKQAEALTGQ; this is encoded by the coding sequence ATGAGCAAACAGATCTTCTTCGATCCTCAGAGAAAGCGTTGGAAACGTCTCCGGATCGTCTTTGACATGCTTGCGCTTTGCGGACTGTTATTGGGCACTATTTTCCTGGTTGGGCTGATTCGTACGCGGCCGCTGCCAGAGCTTTTGCTGGAATCGCAGAAACGCAACTATCGTACCCTGGCTAACCAGCAGACGCAGAAGAGCCAGAAGCTTCGTCGTTCAGCCCATCGCAAGACGGACACCAAGCCCTCCGACGTTCCCTTAAACTCCGGCGAAGGCTTGCGCGCGGCCTATTACGTCGAAGACGATCCGGCCAGCTACTCTTCGTTGCGCCAGCACATCAGCCAGATCGACATCCTCTTTCCGGAGTGGCTGCACGTTGTCACCCCCAACGGCAATCTGACGTCCTATACGATCGACAACCGGCCTTACAGCGTCGTCAATGGCAGCCACATCCAGCCTGTTGATCGCGACGGCAAGGTCGCGGCAACGATCGCCGCCAACCACGTCAACCTCGACCTACTGCCACTGGTCAACAACTACGACCCGACCAAAGGCCTCTTCATGCCCGAGATCGGTGACTTTCTACTCAACGATGCTGCTCGGGCCAACTTCCTTCGTCAGACAGACGCCTTTCTAGCGGCGAACCCCAGCTACCGCGGGCTTTCGCTGGATTTTGAAGCCATACCAACCAACGCGCAGCCTGGCTTTCGAGCTTTAGTCCAAGAGATCTACAACGACTTTCATCCTCGCAATCTGCGCTTGTACATCAATGTCCCCGTCCGCGACGATGACTTTGATCTGAAGTTCCTCGCCGACCACTCCGACGGCCTGCTGCTGATGAACTACGACGAACACGAGACCGATAGCGGCCCAGGGCCTATCGCCTCGCAGGACTGGTTTATCGACAACCTGAAGGCGGCGCTGAAGACTGTCCCCAAAGAAAAACTAATCTGCGCCATCGGCAGTTATGGATACGACTGGACGACCACCCTTCCAGTACCGGCGAAGAAGGGGCAGAAACGTCAGTCGGCAAGGGTTCTCTCTTCCGTCAATCTTTCCACGCAGGAAGCCTGGCAGGAGGCTTACGACTCCGATTCGCAGATCGATCTCGACGACGACACGCTCAACGCGCACTTTGCCTATGACGACGAGGACGCTCATGTCCGCCATTACGTCTGGTTCCTTGACGCAGTGACTGTGCTCAATCAGATGCGTGCAGCCCGCGAGCTTGGCATTCAAACGTATGCCCTATGGAGACTCGGCCAGGAAGACAACTCGCTTTGGAAGGTTTGGGATAGCCCGCTCCGAGCCGACCCCAATAAAGACCTTGCCCATGTGGAGCCGGGCTACGACGTCGATACAGAAGGTGAAGGCGATATTCTTCGCGTAACACGTAAGCCCCAGAGCGGGGACCGCGACGTCACCATGGATGACGACGACTCCGTTCCACAGCACTACCGCATGATTCTGCAGGAGTCGATGCACTCCTACCCGCTTTCTTACACCGTGACGCAGTATGGCTATCACCCGAAGAAGGTCGCTTTGAGCTTCGACGATGGCCCAGACCCTGTCTGGACGCCACGCATTCTCGATGTTCTAAAGAAATACAACGTCAAAGGTGCCTTCTTCATGATCGGGGAAGAGGCTGAAAAATACGTTGGCACCATGCAGCGCGTCTACCGCGAGGGCCATGAGATCGGCAATCACAGCTTTACGCATCCTGATATCAGCGAAATCTCCAATGCTCAGGCCGATCTCCAACTCAATCTAACGGAGCGGCTGTTCGCTTCGAAACTCGGAGTTCAACCGCTCTACTTCCGTCCGCCCTACTCGATCGACCAGGAGCCTGACACTAACGACCAGGCCGCCCCTGTCGACCGAATTCAAAGCCTCGGCTACGTCATCGTCGGCAACAAGATCGATACAAACGACTGGGACGAAAATCCTCGCAAGACACCGAAAGAGATCACCGATAGCGTCTTCGAACAGATCTCGGCAATGGAGAAGAAGCCCTGGATGCGGGGCTCAATTATTCTTCTTCATGACGGCGGGGGCGACCGTTCCGCTACGGTAGCGGCCCTTCCCGTACTGATCCAGTCTTTGCGCGAACAAGGCTATGAGATTGTTCCTATCTCAGAGCTGGTAGGCAAGACTCGCGCCGAAGTGATGCCGGCCCTCACCCCACATCAACGCTGGCAGGCTCGTGCCGACTCTGTCGCTTTCTTCCTCTTCGGCTTCTTCAACAACTTCGTCGTCGGCGTCTTCTTTGTTGGCGATATCCTGATGAGCGCTCGACTCATCATCATCGGCGTCTTCGCCCTGATCGACCGGCTGCGCACACGGAAAAACTTTGCAACACCCGAGTACGCTCCGCGTATCGCCGTGCTGATTCCCGCTTACAACGAAGAAAAGGTCATTGTCCGCACCGTGCGTTCCGTGATGATGTCGAACTATAAGAACATCCGCATCATCGTCATCGACGATGGCTCAAAGGACCGCACACTCGAGGTCGTTCGCGAAGCATACCCGGCCGATATTGCTTCAGGCCGACTTACCGTACTGACAAAGCCAAATGCCGGCAAAGCCGAGGCCCTCAACTTTGCCCTGAACCATACCAACGAAGAGATCTACATCGGCATCGATGCCGACGGCGTGATCGCGCACGACGCTATTACGCGGCTGGTGCCTCACTTTGCCAACCCCAAAATCGGCGCTGTTGCCGGTAACGCAAAGGTTGGCAACCGCGTCAACCTGTGGACGCGCTGGCAGGCGCTGGAGTACATCACCAGCCAGAACTTCGAGCGCCGGGCGCTGGACTTGTTCGACGTTGTCATGGTTGTACCCGGAGCAATCGGCGCATGGCGCACCTCCGCCGTTCGCGCAGGCGATGGCTACCACCCCGATACGGTCGCCGAGGATGCCGATCTCACCATGAATATCCTCGAGCAGGGCTACTCGGTGATCTATGAAGATCAGGCGCTCGCCTTCACCGAAGCTCCCGTCGACATGAACGGCTTGATGCGGCAGCGCTTCCGTTGGTCTTTTGGAATTCTGCAGGCCATCTTCAAGCATCGAGGAGCAGTCAGAAAGCATCGCGCCATGGGCTTGTTCGCGCTGCCCAATATCCTCATATTCCAGATACTGCTTCCACTCGTCTCGCCCTTGATCGATCTGATGTTTGTCGCCGGCGTCCTGCACTACTTCATCGACAAACATTTTCATCCAGAATCAGCTTCCGTGGACAGCTTCCACAAATTACTGATCTTCTTCGCGGCCTTCCTGGTCATAGACTTCCTCACGTCCGCTCTCGCCTTTGCGCTTGAGAGGAAACATCCCGCCAGCCGCGGTGACGCATGGCTGCTGGTCCACATCTGGATTCAACGCTTCAGCTATCGCCAGGTCTTTTCGATCGTGCTCTTCAAAACATTGAAGCGCGCCATCGACGGCAAACCCTTCAACTGGGACAAGCTGGAACGCACGGCGAAAATGTCGAAACAGGCCGAAGCTCTGACAGGGCAGTAA
- a CDS encoding glycosyltransferase family 39 protein produces MINLQARSRVQIWLALGLGLVLRLAFIGNAARIAGDTLLYGDIAKNWMQYGVYGFAHSGPNPVPTLIRLPGYPMFLALCFKVFGPDRYTQVMLVQCVIDLVTCVLLADLARRLFGGRAGLSVLWLSVLCPFTANYVAAPLTETLSLACIALAFNGLYRWSKADSRWNRWLWITSAAMAYAVLLRPEQGLLAAAIIPAMLWIAIRGRRLEVLHSVPVLVAALCVILPLAPWTVRNWRTFHVLEPLAPRYATDPGEPVPRGFQRWFKTWAIDFASTENVYWNWDSDEVDIAKVPERAFDTESQYVRTAALLATYNKDNNATDALDRGFGALAEERIADNPVRYYVALPVARLLNMMLRPRTEMMEVGLEWWQWDKHPGKTALAGAYAALNLGYIVLGGVGLWLWRRARWGGEGALAWAMVAFVLFRCALLLTLDNSEPRYTLEFFPLLELWAGAIFSQRVQAKELNYPEEAQ; encoded by the coding sequence ATGATCAACTTGCAGGCCAGGTCGCGTGTACAAATTTGGCTGGCCCTGGGCCTGGGTTTGGTCCTGCGGCTGGCATTTATCGGCAATGCAGCGCGCATTGCGGGCGACACACTTCTGTATGGCGATATCGCCAAAAACTGGATGCAATATGGAGTCTATGGATTTGCCCACTCCGGTCCGAACCCAGTCCCGACGCTCATCCGGCTGCCGGGTTATCCGATGTTCCTGGCGCTCTGCTTCAAAGTCTTTGGTCCTGACCGCTACACCCAGGTCATGCTGGTGCAGTGCGTCATTGACCTTGTCACCTGTGTGTTGCTTGCAGATCTTGCACGAAGATTGTTCGGCGGTCGTGCAGGACTTTCGGTGTTGTGGTTGAGTGTGCTTTGCCCCTTTACTGCCAACTATGTTGCTGCGCCTCTTACCGAGACGCTGAGCCTTGCCTGCATTGCATTGGCTTTTAACGGGCTATACCGTTGGAGCAAAGCAGATTCGCGCTGGAACCGCTGGCTTTGGATAACCTCAGCGGCCATGGCCTATGCAGTCTTACTGCGCCCAGAGCAGGGGTTGCTGGCCGCAGCCATCATTCCGGCGATGCTCTGGATTGCCATCCGTGGGCGGCGGCTTGAAGTACTACATTCCGTTCCCGTTCTTGTAGCGGCGCTGTGTGTCATTCTGCCTTTGGCTCCGTGGACGGTGCGCAACTGGCGGACCTTTCACGTCCTTGAGCCTCTAGCACCACGTTACGCGACCGATCCCGGCGAACCTGTCCCGCGTGGCTTTCAACGCTGGTTCAAAACCTGGGCAATCGATTTTGCATCGACCGAGAACGTCTACTGGAACTGGGACTCCGACGAGGTGGATATCGCCAAGGTGCCCGAGCGTGCCTTCGATACGGAGAGCCAGTACGTGCGTACAGCCGCTCTGCTGGCCACTTACAACAAGGACAACAATGCTACCGATGCTCTCGATCGAGGATTTGGGGCACTGGCCGAAGAGCGTATCGCAGACAATCCGGTCCGGTATTACGTGGCCCTGCCGGTTGCACGCCTTCTCAATATGATGCTGCGGCCGCGTACCGAGATGATGGAGGTTGGACTTGAGTGGTGGCAATGGGACAAGCATCCCGGCAAAACAGCGCTGGCCGGGGCCTATGCGGCACTGAATCTTGGATATATCGTTCTGGGGGGAGTCGGTCTGTGGCTCTGGAGGAGGGCTCGTTGGGGTGGCGAGGGCGCCTTGGCCTGGGCAATGGTTGCATTTGTTCTGTTCAGATGTGCACTGCTGCTCACGCTCGACAACTCGGAGCCACGCTACACGCTCGAGTTTTTTCCGCTGCTCGAACTGTGGGCTGGCGCTATCTTCAGTCAGAGGGTGCAGGCCAAAGAGTTGAATTATCCGGAGGAGGCGCAATGA
- a CDS encoding SDR family NAD(P)-dependent oxidoreductase: MNVDLSGKVVFVAGGTGGLGRSVSLAFLAEAAKVVVTYRRPEEFDELKLAAGVESGRLEGTQVDITDEQAVATLASEILKRHGRIDVVVNTVGGYAGGLKLWETDSMVFDKMLDLNLRSGFALARATMPAMLGHGNGVFINVGAKAAFDHAAGAAAYAASKAAAVAMMDCLAADAQGTGVRVNSILPSIIDTAANRRAMPGAPFDKWPKPVEIARVILFLASDAARVIHGASVPVYGNY; this comes from the coding sequence ATGAATGTCGATCTATCTGGCAAAGTGGTTTTTGTAGCAGGAGGGACGGGCGGACTTGGCCGTTCTGTGAGCCTCGCATTCTTGGCAGAAGCAGCAAAGGTCGTCGTGACCTATCGCCGGCCCGAAGAGTTTGACGAGCTCAAGCTGGCTGCTGGAGTCGAGTCCGGCAGACTGGAAGGAACCCAGGTCGATATTACCGATGAACAGGCTGTTGCTACGCTTGCTTCAGAAATTTTAAAGAGACATGGCCGTATCGATGTGGTCGTCAATACGGTTGGCGGATATGCAGGTGGATTGAAGTTGTGGGAGACCGATTCGATGGTCTTTGACAAGATGCTGGATCTGAATCTTCGGTCTGGCTTTGCATTGGCGCGGGCCACTATGCCTGCGATGCTGGGGCACGGGAATGGGGTATTTATCAACGTTGGCGCAAAGGCGGCATTTGACCACGCTGCGGGTGCCGCAGCCTATGCGGCTTCAAAGGCGGCAGCCGTGGCAATGATGGATTGCCTGGCAGCAGATGCGCAGGGGACTGGGGTTCGCGTCAATTCCATTTTGCCTAGCATTATCGATACCGCGGCGAACCGAAGGGCCATGCCCGGCGCTCCCTTTGATAAATGGCCCAAGCCAGTGGAGATCGCACGCGTCATTCTCTTCCTGGCCAGTGATGCCGCTCGTGTGATTCACGGAGCATCGGTCCCAGTCTATGGAAATTACTGA
- a CDS encoding lipid-binding SYLF domain-containing protein, whose translation MKKMAVLSMCLLLAAPLVAQQKENDRIKESGLVLKDIIEMPDKGIPHDLLDKSACVIVFPSVKKAAFVVGGSYGRGVITCRTGKNYNGPWSAPAMFALEGASFGFQIGGQATDFVLLVMNDKGARSVMSSKVKLGADASAAAGPVGRNASAETDIVMKAEILSWSRAQGLFAGISLSGSTLRSDDGANKALYGKDLTAQQIVFGGAVKAPASARGLLAELTKITPHHAQ comes from the coding sequence ATGAAGAAAATGGCTGTTTTGTCGATGTGTCTGCTGCTGGCCGCTCCACTGGTAGCGCAGCAGAAGGAAAATGATCGTATCAAGGAGTCCGGACTGGTGCTGAAGGACATCATCGAGATGCCGGACAAAGGCATTCCGCACGATCTGCTGGATAAATCGGCCTGCGTGATTGTCTTCCCGTCTGTGAAAAAGGCGGCCTTTGTCGTCGGCGGAAGCTACGGTCGCGGTGTCATTACGTGCAGGACCGGCAAAAACTACAATGGTCCCTGGAGCGCGCCTGCTATGTTTGCTCTTGAAGGCGCCAGCTTTGGCTTCCAGATCGGCGGCCAGGCCACTGACTTCGTTCTTCTCGTGATGAATGACAAGGGAGCCCGCTCGGTCATGTCCAGCAAGGTCAAGCTCGGCGCCGATGCTTCGGCTGCCGCCGGCCCGGTAGGACGCAATGCCAGCGCAGAGACGGATATCGTGATGAAGGCGGAGATTCTCTCCTGGTCGCGTGCCCAGGGCCTCTTTGCCGGGATCTCACTCTCAGGCTCAACCCTGCGTTCGGACGATGGCGCCAATAAGGCCCTTTATGGCAAAGACCTGACGGCCCAGCAGATTGTATTTGGCGGTGCAGTCAAGGCCCCAGCCTCTGCTCGTGGTCTGCTGGCTGAATTGACCAAGATCACGCCTCATCACGCGCAGTAA
- a CDS encoding zf-HC2 domain-containing protein, with protein MNCTDFLSQLTDYFDGQISPELLAEVRTHLGECDHCKIVLNTTRQTIEVYRGNEIYEVSDELRERLHSAIMTKCIAARKRA; from the coding sequence ATGAACTGCACAGATTTTCTCAGTCAGCTAACGGACTACTTCGACGGCCAGATAAGCCCTGAGCTCCTGGCCGAGGTTCGTACACATCTGGGCGAGTGCGATCATTGCAAGATTGTCCTGAATACAACCCGTCAAACGATCGAAGTGTATCGTGGCAACGAAATCTATGAAGTCTCCGATGAACTTCGTGAAAGATTGCATTCGGCAATCATGACGAAATGTATCGCAGCCCGGAAACGAGCCTGA
- a CDS encoding sigma-70 family RNA polymerase sigma factor, protein MPAIQSPGTEEVHPDVALVARAKEGDTAAFEQLVRQYERQIFRVAQHITQNREDAEDITQDTFLKAYEKLEQFQGNSKFSTWLVRIAVNESLMRLRKRKTSKTVSMDEDVQTEEGSIPRDFAEWRPNPEQIYDQNELGNILRKTIQGLPPGFRTVFTLRDIENLSTEETAEALGLSVPAVKSRLLRARLQLRERLSRYFGQRKEGQPA, encoded by the coding sequence ATGCCAGCCATCCAATCTCCAGGAACGGAAGAGGTCCATCCAGACGTAGCGCTTGTAGCGCGCGCCAAGGAGGGCGATACAGCTGCTTTCGAGCAGTTGGTTCGTCAGTACGAGCGCCAGATCTTCCGGGTAGCACAGCATATTACGCAAAACCGTGAAGACGCCGAAGACATCACGCAGGACACATTCCTCAAGGCCTACGAGAAGCTGGAGCAGTTTCAGGGAAACTCCAAATTCTCGACCTGGCTCGTCCGCATTGCCGTCAACGAGAGCCTTATGCGGCTGCGCAAGCGCAAGACAAGCAAAACCGTCTCCATGGACGAGGACGTCCAGACGGAAGAGGGATCCATTCCACGGGACTTCGCGGAATGGCGGCCCAACCCCGAACAGATCTACGACCAGAACGAGCTTGGGAACATTCTGCGGAAGACCATCCAGGGGCTCCCTCCCGGCTTCCGGACCGTCTTTACGCTTCGTGATATTGAAAACCTCTCCACGGAAGAGACTGCGGAGGCACTCGGCTTGAGCGTGCCTGCGGTCAAATCGCGCCTGTTGCGCGCTCGCTTACAATTGCGCGAGCGGCTCAGCAGGTACTTCGGGCAACGTAAGGAGGGGCAACCCGCATGA
- a CDS encoding transglycosylase SLT domain-containing protein, with translation MSEALLQNAVSRQACHSDDRCTCPDSILQSPTIRLRDAAYSGRVGLPQSEAILKGCTGFLKITLLGCFVTGALSVGVEGKQPSAPARSSSKTRKPAAKTSAKTSSHSAKEKSVASHSKAAGKRTAASRARRAPKPTPQSIRLTSAFRASEQLRPMAQQLAGTRSAAAYAGVQSYASSHPGEGAAAAWLAIGHAYMLDRRYTEAQSAFRQAKASGTALDDYADYLGAQAALAANRGSDAYALLDRFAQRHPDSIFVANAPVLLASAYIQQNNPLGALAVLQPLASTQIGGHSDFRYMLGRAYQFAGDAGHAAPIYRSIYAKFPLSTEASQSRAQLDAMSVPLNAAELKAHADQLFNARRYSEAAQEYHSIARNDQSLSQADRDALAIYSAVCEMKLKRIGRREVERLPETADDTAAAKLYMLAEISRSEKKEDEHTAIISQMVKRFPTSRWLEEALYSGGNMYLLKHDSERAIYHYELLVQLFPTSSYAPSAHWRAAWMNYRLRNYAQAARLMDEQVVRYAAGIEAPSALYWRARIYENQEHNLGQAANYYRALSSAYVNYYYGGLARKRLAIIGTQAPAVAPSEVLASVRQVEVPPLIGELPENEPHLIKARLLANAALNEYIGPEIQASPTAGEWGALAQAQIYNSFGETTRALQSMKKSGISFFAIPLNQVPTAYWQILFPRPYWSELTANAEKNSLDPYLVASLIRQESEFNAGAVSHANAYGLMQLLPSVGKSLAHKQGIKGFSTGQLLNPSINLRLGTLNLRQVLDRYSGQQEYALAAYNAGDVPVRQWMSSGEYQDIAEYVESIPYTETREYVQAILRNQQIYRTLYGGR, from the coding sequence ATGTCGGAAGCACTCCTGCAAAATGCCGTTTCCAGACAGGCGTGCCATTCGGATGACCGATGTACCTGTCCGGATTCCATCTTGCAGAGTCCAACCATCAGGCTGAGAGATGCAGCTTACAGTGGAAGAGTGGGTCTGCCGCAAAGCGAGGCGATATTGAAGGGCTGTACTGGTTTTCTGAAGATTACTCTGCTTGGTTGTTTCGTAACCGGTGCGCTTTCGGTCGGCGTTGAAGGCAAACAGCCCTCTGCGCCAGCCAGGTCTTCCTCAAAGACAAGGAAGCCGGCGGCCAAGACATCGGCCAAGACATCGTCGCACTCGGCGAAAGAGAAGTCTGTTGCCAGTCACTCGAAGGCTGCGGGAAAAAGGACAGCGGCATCGAGAGCGAGAAGGGCACCAAAGCCTACCCCGCAAAGTATCCGTTTGACGAGCGCTTTTCGCGCATCTGAGCAACTTCGGCCGATGGCGCAGCAACTTGCCGGCACGCGTTCGGCGGCCGCCTACGCTGGAGTGCAGTCCTATGCCAGCTCGCATCCAGGAGAAGGCGCTGCCGCCGCATGGCTCGCCATCGGTCATGCCTACATGCTTGATCGCCGCTACACCGAAGCGCAGTCGGCCTTCCGGCAGGCAAAGGCAAGCGGCACGGCGCTCGACGACTACGCCGACTATCTTGGCGCGCAGGCGGCACTCGCTGCGAACCGTGGATCCGATGCCTACGCTTTGCTCGACCGCTTCGCCCAACGCCACCCCGACAGTATCTTCGTTGCGAATGCTCCAGTTCTTCTTGCCTCGGCTTATATCCAGCAAAACAATCCACTGGGAGCGCTCGCCGTATTGCAGCCACTGGCCAGCACACAGATTGGCGGCCACAGCGACTTCCGATACATGCTCGGCCGTGCCTACCAGTTTGCGGGAGACGCAGGACATGCTGCTCCAATCTACCGCAGTATCTATGCAAAGTTTCCGCTAAGCACGGAAGCATCGCAGTCACGCGCTCAGTTGGATGCCATGTCCGTTCCTTTGAATGCCGCGGAGCTAAAAGCGCATGCAGACCAGCTTTTCAATGCTCGGCGTTATAGCGAAGCCGCGCAGGAATATCACTCCATCGCACGTAACGACCAGAGTCTCTCTCAGGCAGACCGGGATGCGTTGGCAATCTACTCCGCGGTTTGCGAAATGAAGCTCAAGCGCATTGGGCGCCGCGAAGTTGAGCGTCTGCCGGAGACGGCCGACGACACAGCCGCAGCCAAGCTCTATATGCTGGCGGAGATCTCTCGCAGCGAGAAGAAGGAGGATGAGCACACCGCCATCATCAGCCAGATGGTGAAACGTTTTCCAACCAGCCGCTGGCTCGAAGAGGCGCTCTACTCCGGCGGCAACATGTATCTGCTCAAGCACGATTCAGAGCGTGCGATCTATCACTACGAACTGCTGGTGCAGTTGTTCCCCACCAGTTCATACGCGCCCTCGGCCCACTGGCGTGCTGCGTGGATGAACTACCGTCTGAGGAACTATGCCCAGGCAGCGCGCCTGATGGACGAGCAGGTCGTCCGTTATGCCGCAGGAATCGAAGCCCCCTCGGCACTCTACTGGCGCGCGCGCATCTACGAGAACCAGGAACACAATCTTGGCCAGGCGGCAAACTACTACCGCGCTCTTTCATCTGCCTATGTGAACTACTACTACGGCGGACTTGCCCGCAAGCGTCTTGCGATCATTGGAACTCAGGCCCCCGCCGTCGCGCCATCAGAGGTCCTTGCTTCGGTTCGCCAGGTGGAGGTTCCTCCGCTCATCGGGGAGCTACCCGAGAATGAACCTCATCTCATCAAGGCACGTCTGCTGGCGAACGCCGCGCTGAACGAGTACATCGGGCCGGAGATTCAGGCCAGCCCAACTGCCGGCGAATGGGGTGCGCTCGCTCAGGCGCAGATTTACAACTCCTTCGGCGAGACGACCCGTGCTCTCCAGTCAATGAAGAAGAGCGGCATCTCGTTCTTTGCCATTCCTCTCAACCAGGTTCCTACAGCTTACTGGCAGATACTCTTTCCGCGTCCTTACTGGAGTGAACTGACGGCCAATGCTGAAAAGAATAGCCTCGACCCATACCTGGTCGCTTCGCTCATACGTCAGGAGTCGGAGTTCAACGCCGGTGCGGTCAGTCATGCCAACGCGTATGGCCTGATGCAGCTTCTGCCGTCGGTAGGCAAGTCTCTGGCCCACAAGCAGGGAATCAAGGGATTCAGCACTGGCCAGCTGCTTAACCCTTCCATCAATCTCCGCCTGGGAACGCTGAATCTGCGCCAGGTGCTTGATCGTTACAGCGGTCAGCAGGAGTACGCGCTCGCTGCCTACAACGCTGGTGACGTTCCGGTGCGGCAGTGGATGTCCTCAGGGGAATATCAGGACATCGCCGAGTACGTCGAATCGATTCCGTATACCGAGACGCGCGAGTACGTTCAGGCGATCTTGCGCAACCAGCAGATTTACCGGACCCTCTATGGTGGACGGTAA